The segment AGTGCTCCGCCGTGTACACCACAGTGTACTTTGGGGCTCCATtaccgccgctgccgtcgtcgTCGTTGCGCTGCACCGTTCGTTTGGCGGGGCAGCCTTGCTCTGCGCTCCGTGTGCACCTGTAGTAGCTCCTGCACGCACGCATATACGCACGTGTGATTCAAATAACCCAGAGCAGtttgaaatatttatttatctggGAATTGAAAAACATTGGCAGCTTCACTAATAATTTTGCAAGCTTAACTGTCTCGATCGACCACTCGTCTTTACATGCGATCGATGCGACAGAAGTGGCCAACGTGTATCACGACCGACAAAAGAGATCCTACCCAGCTAGATCGAGAGGATACGATGACTTAGACCGATCTATTATATATATGGATTATATATGAGAATTATATATGATTTACCTGGGATACATGGCACCTTGGATTTGCTTCTGACCGTACTTCCTCCATTGGTACCCGTCGAAATCGGGCACTGATATTACAAGTGATGTACTACTGCCTGGTTCTTGATTCTTCCTGCCAATTTTATTGACTAAATTAACCAGTATACATGGGTGCGATTTATATATAGCTAAGAAATTGAGGGACAAATCATGTATATTGCTTAATTGGTTCATAAATTTGAAGCGAGAAATTTCAGTACCTCCTTTTTCTGCAATGAGGCCGTGCGTCTGGTCCGGCCGGCGCATCGTGTTGTTCGTCCTTGGCCTTGTCGCCCCGGGCTCTCTTGGCACCCCGCCGGCGCAGCGTCCCGCCGCACGCCGCCGGGCTGGCGTCCGGCAGTCCGCCGGACCCCGTCTTAACCGAGCACTTGTCAACGCTGCCGGCCAGCTTGGCCACAAGATCCGTCGACGGCCTTGTTGCACCGCATCTCGCACTCGGAGACGGCGACAGCAGCTCGCGGAGCTGAGCCACgagctcccgctcccgctcccgcccTAGCGtcatcgccggccgccgcgctaCCTGACTGGAGTTCGTGTGTGCTTAATCTAGCTAGTAGCTAGACGGCTGCTTCTAAAGATGCCAGGCTTCTCTTCGTTGGTGGTTATGGCTCTAGTGCGAGATAGCAGCTCGCTTGTTTATAAAGGCCAGCTGCCGCTCACGCACACGTCGCAACCTTTTCACGGTATGGAACCGTGCATGCCTCCAAACTAGTTTTGCGTGTGAGCCCGGGGATCTTGGATGAATGCTCCTATAATGGTGGTCCACGTGCAAGCAAGCTTGTGTACGTGTTTCACGTGGacctatatatatgtgctgtaTTTCATGTTAAAACAAAATGTATTCCTACATGCTATGCAATATCACTTTCatacatagttttttttttcttttttgtatgGGACTTCGATATACAGTTAGTTTCATTCTACTACCTGAAATTCATATACAATACACGTGATGTCTATTGAATAAATTAATATAAGATATTCTAGAACGTGTGCAAGAAATCTTCTCCAACTTTGGAAGTGTAACTATTAAATCCagcctaaatttttttttgctattcaATCTGTTTTAAAATCATCATTGTTTTTATGAGATAAAAGTCCCAACTTCTTTTACTAATTAAATGTACTTTTGAAGTGAGAAAAACTTTTAGAGATCATGCCGATGTGGCATCGCATATTTCTCAGTGTACGAGGAGTGACCACCGAACTGCATGGAGGTCTCCGATCCTTGTGAGTCACGAGGAGTGTTATGGACGCAGTACCATCGATGGACATTGGGGGTCCAGACTTCAGAGCAACCCAGCTAGTGACCTCATGGCCATGACGTAAGCTAGCCAGGTCAGCTAGAGTACTCCTACAGTCCTACTCTCTATTCACATCATGCATACGGATCGTCCCCACTGTCGGTTAGCTTCGATCGATCGGGCCGCGAGATGGAATCAATGAAACCATCAGATCAGAGCAGCCGCGGCGGAATAATCTACCTGTCTAGTCCACACCTGCATCTGCTACTTCTGCTGGTGTTCACTCTCTAGGTCTGTTTCTCCTCCACGTTGACGAGGGTGATGGTCTGGAGGAAGGCGAAGGTCCATGTGTCTGTCCGAGTAAGGACAGCGACCTTGCGATCGAGCTACATGTGTGTAGCGTCCatgctttcttcctcttcttttctttcgaGTGGAAAGGTATGAGCTGGGCATGACTACTCATGACCTCATCCTCGTGGATCGTCTCGACAGTCAAAGCTTAGGCAACCGCTCTCCTCATTCGGCCAGCTAGTTGTACTAGATTTCCATGGACAACGTCGACGTTGAATGATGGGACGTATTACTCGTGCCTCACGTTGCCCAACACATATATCTTCACTTAATTTTAGGACGAGatataaaaataatgaaaatgaTGGCGATATTTTGTGGGCACAGTACTTCACGATATACTAGGCTCACACAAGTGTTGATAATTTTCAGAGCTAGATCGAGTCCTCATACTTATTGCAAGTTTTATTCTGAATATATCTCGGTTCACTGCAATAAAAACAGTCATTCGAACCGGATCATCAGTGTCTCCTAGgatagaactggcactgatgaagtatcaataccggttcataCCTTCCCGTGCTCGATCAGCGATTGAGAAATCAGCACTCAtcctcagtatcagtgccggttcttggaACAAACCGGTATTGATTCTTCAGTGCCGCACTATGAGCCGGTACTAATGCGCGATTCCACTACCTCCCCGATGTCGTCGTCCTCGGAGCCTAGCTGTCTCCCCAATGCCAATGTCCTTGTCTCCGAAGCCCCGTCGTCCCGATCCTCATCACCGTCGCCTATGCTGCCTCCTCGCCTCCCTATCCTCGTCACCAATGCCGCCTCCCTGTCCTCGTCACCGATGCCACCTCCCCGccttcctcgtcctcgtccCCGTCACCGACATCGCTTCCCCACTGTCCCCAACGTCGGTGAGCGTTGTCACTCCTTTCTCCCTCCCTGTGCATTGTTGCTCTCTGCTTGGCCGACGCACCCGCAGCTGTAGTCACGCCGCCACGCCTGGCTGTGCCGCCACGCCATGGCTGTGCAGCCATAGTCGTAGCCACGCCATCACGTCACCCTAGGGCTGACCTTCAGAGAAGTAAAATATGTTGGTTTACACATGCCTTAGTTTTTGTAGATGTCTCGTGGATCTAGAAGGTATCGTGGATGCATCTGAAGTAGCATCTACATCTCGCTGTGTGATCCTCcccaccccccacccccccacccccccaccCCCCCGCATCCTCCCGACATATTCCTCTACGAACTCGATGCCTCGCCCTCTCCGACGCCCTTAGGGATGATCAGTACTTTGCAGCCCAAGCCCCGCTCGACCCATCCAAGCCCACTTCGGCCCAACTAGTATTGTTCATGTAGGTATAGGTTACTGTTTAGTGGGTCCACCTATGGATCCCACCTGTGCATAGtacaatttcataattttctaatttaattttagattaaatcttccaggagTCATAAcctctccgttctggctccaattttgatgattcttttgccgaaattcatctaaattagATATCAACCTATCCATCATAATGTGATATATATTAGAGCTCATTTggttttctatttggtgttatttgattcttctctagtgtcACCGTTATTTATTGTAGCCGCAATTGCAGAACCACCAGAATTTTGCAAGTGCTACGCCGGGAGCATCAGAAGCGAGGAGGATTCTGACTACAACTAAGACTTTGAAGAGAAtctcggagaaggcaagtcctatcatATTAAacatatgttttcaaataatctacatgatcaacttaaaactggatTTATATCGCATGtactatgtattgcgcttttacaaactgcttgtagtagttaatcctatcaacacttgtcataccataaatgttatcatccaaaatacgtatcaccctaggattacctgttgttatatatattaatgacagacgacgtcttgatatctagcatacttaggattgaatatgtctcatcggagacatcgcttttaaaacaTATCTCCTCGGAGAtcagatttactgttatcaataataactcatataccatgaattctGGAtagttgtgaattctgtgatagttgtaaaatccttgatgtcatgtgggatatggagggtgatgtgtaaaaatgggtgaaaactgttttggtgggggtcaggtggagtagtactctggatgaggatgctcccgAGGGCTTGAAtcacctctgtggtgttcattgctagAAGATACATGCCATGGCCGTATAAGGACTGAGTCATTGCGCCATCATGCTTagtcaccccgtgcaaccatgcatcatgaataggtaggacttgacttctccttcactggactgagttgaaCATTATACTAGGAGattgagagcaacgagcagtcaagtggcCATCTGACCCTCTGTTTGAAGGTTGCTAGTACCAGTCTAGGCTTAAGTACATGGACTCTGGTGCTTAGGGGTAAATCTTGTAGAAAAGCTTGGCAGGAAAGGTGATtagagtgtctcggtatgattcgctcctccgcttgcaacagttaaaggctgagcatattgcatgggtaaagctgtacaatctctacagagtataaacctattcaaatagttatgtccacagtcatggacatgcgacaGGAGTAACAGTTTTGACTAGACTCTAAGtatgtgtgtcttgatgagtgagtgtgtggactatatgtctgtgtgatgaggttcTTGGCTCGATTcgtcagaagctgtgtggtactagaggtacactagatgtgatgatagggactgcaGAGTAAGGTGTAGCCCCTCTTAGGACCAAAAAACctcagatatagcttgttacctggttttgaactacttaaactgttttaaagtcaatcatagatgatacaattgaatacctacatAAACTGCTTtccgcttaaaactaaaccataaagcctcatccttgaattacccctttatgcatctatcaacatcttaaagtagtatagggcttgttaagtaccttctgtactcactcttgctattatTCATATGAGGAAGCTGATGCtgacttcgccggaggtgaaggcggggataaagagtagtcttagaagtcacgttcacaccctaagctgcttgtggcttgagctTTTGCTTTTAATTGTGTTTGTTGGCCTCTCGatcaggtttgtaatatacagtatggatTGTAACTTTTTGTACTCTAAACCTTAGTaattatgtacgaagtttgtctatgatactacaactatTGTACTATGTAtattagctacttgatctagggacgGATATAGAAGACACAGGAGATCCCGTGATAGGGGTCTTATAAAGGAGAAGCCTTACCTAAAGAAAGGCCTCGATCAAAAAATTTGTTGCCGAAACTGGACTTATACCAGACCAAATTCTCAGCCAGGATGACAACATTGCCATTCCAGAGCTTAGATGGCACTTCGAGTTGGGCAAATCGCTGGTCAAACTAGATGTGATGGTCAACCTGTCCTATCAAATATGAAAATTCCATCAATGGTACATGATGGAGACGAAAAAGGGTAGAGAAATGATCGTCACCAGGTACAAAGATGAAGATTTCCACAACGGCCCCGATGCATTGTGGCTACAATTCAAGGAATTTTACAACGTTTACCAGCTAGATGCCCTCGACCAGTCTATCTTGAGTTGCTAGACACTATAAGTGTCTTAGATTTATATTCTTCTACCATTTAATTACATCtctaacttatttcttatgtagaatggagatacaaaAATGCATAAAAGAGTGCATTGATTAAGTAGGATTCTTTTATCCAACACTTATCAACGAAAAGCTTGTCAAAGAGAAACCACATGAAACTAAGATCTATGCGTGGAAGGCTATGCTCAAGCTACAATACAAGACATACACACTTCTATCCCTGCAACTTTATGTATGTGTTTTCTTACATGCTCGTTCTACTCTTTTATACGTAACTTGATGTTAggacttatatatatatatatatatatatatatatatatatatatatatatatatatatatatatatatatatatatatatgcaggtataactggatcctccttgtcatccagcctGACATGAGTAAGATCGTTGTAtttgactcacaaaagagaCCACAAACATAGTTTCAACCTGTAACAGACTTGTTAAACAGgttaagtcgatcatttcaTTATTCCCTCTAGTAATCTTCCATTcaattgaatctaagtctaataatattattcataatcatgcaCAGGGGATTCACAAGATACTGTCAGGACAGTGTTTGATTCTATCAATACCAGAAGACCTTCATTGTCCGAACCAACTTTCCAGTACGTACGTAACATTCATGTCTCAAATTCCTACTAAATGACTACTTGCATGCTGCTAatatttcatatctttttttagtGTAACAGGCAGGAATaaggcaacaatttatgtggcttcAATATATGTGagttcatgcacacattcacCGGTGACAGGTGCACCAAGATGATGCAGAGGTATGTAAAAACATATTGATGCGAGCTTCTCGGTTTCTACACGTGTTCTGtgggattgatttcttcaattcttctaatgaCAGCTAGTCAAGTTGAACACAAGTAAACTTCTGCAACATCAACTCAACGTCATTCAAGAATAACTTATCGGGTTCATAAATGATGAAGTGATAAGTCCAAAAGACGAGTTTTATGAGCCAGCATATAAAGAGCTTCCTTCGTTGAGTACTCGGGACTTGCCGAGTTCGACAACTTCGAGTAGCAAGAAATGTTGAACTGCTTATTTGTTTTCCTTGCATGAATGTTTCAAGTGAATCGTGCTATTTCAAAAACAAACTGTGAGTTAGAGAGTTATCCGTGAATTAAATGTGATTTGACATGTTCATTGTGTATGTGATTTGTGAAAAAAATGTCCAACCAGTAACATTTGTGAATGACATGTTAAtcgtgtatgtatatatgtgatttgtgaatgaaatATGTTGAACATATATGTGATGAATTGTATATGTATACGCGATGTTTTCTAAATATGTTGTTGCTGACAACAACTGTACTAGGTGGGGTTGGggttatcactactagttcatgTAATGGATCGGTAATGATAATCCAACCATCATTGTTGGTTAATTACGTGAACTAGCAATGCTAGTTGGCTTATCACTACCGGTACATTACAtgaacaggcagtgatagttcgtttatcactaatgttcattacatgaaccgatagtgatatgtATAATCACTACAggttccaaaaccggcagtaatgatatttttgaaccggcagtgataatattttctatagtagtgtcacTCTCTACTAAGTGCCTTAAAAGAACTGACCTTCAGTCGCTGGTGGATAGAACTACTAGCAAAATGGCCTCCTAGTAGAGCAAGCTCATCAACCATAGTTGTCGGCTGACCTTAGTTAAGTCCATACTATCGTCCCAACCAATCTACTTCCACATGGCTATTAAGGCCCCTCCTACAACGCTTAGAGAAATTGATGCGACGCTGAGGCATTTTCTTTGGTCGAGCTGCCAACGGATCACAGGAGAAAGTTGCAAGGTAGCTGGGACCGTGTTTGCCATTAAAAAGACAACGGTGATCTCGGTGTTCTCCAACTAGATGCCTTTGCCCGAGCATTGTGCCAATGGTGCCTTTGGCAGGAGTGGAAGTCTCCACACAAGCTCTGGGTGGCTCATACATACCCTATGACAGAACTAACATGCTGCTCTTTGTAGCTGCCACAGAGATTGTGATTGGCAATGACACTTCCATATCCTTCTGGAACTTGGCCTGGGCCGGGGATTGAGACCTAGGGACTTCACCCCACTCATCTTCAATGCGTGCAAGGCTAGGCGTAAGAGTCTGTGTGAAGCTCTACACAACAACTCTTGGATCCAAGACATCGACTTCACCCAAATGACATTCCCTAGTATATTCGTCATGCTTTCTCCCTGTGGAATGTGACTCGCGAGGTTTCCTTGCGGCCACGGGCTTCTGATGATATTTTTTGGAGGATGTCTGCGTCCATGGAGTTCTCTACATCCTCGGTGTGCAGAATGCAATTCTGGGGAAGCACTGACTGCAACTACACCACCATCTTTTGGAAAGCATGGGCGCCACCCAAATATAAGTTCTTTGCTTGGCTAGCAGTCCAGAACAGGCTCTGGACAGCGGATCGCCTGGCAAAGCGAGGATGGACTTCACATCCAGTTTGCAGCCTTTGTTAAAGATTTCCTGAGACCTCTCTTCACCTACTTGTGGATTGTCAGTACACTCGTTGTATCTAGCGCCATATCGCATCTTGGATAGGCCAATCAGCAGTTCACCCAAGTCAATGGTTGCCATCGGACTCCGTGCATCAATGGTGGTCGGCAATGGCTAATGCACGTAACACCCCGTGAAAAGGACGAGATTTAGAAAGAACGCAATCGGTGCATTTTTTACCACAAGGAG is part of the Phragmites australis chromosome 12, lpPhrAust1.1, whole genome shotgun sequence genome and harbors:
- the LOC133886072 gene encoding transcription factor WRKY45-1-like translates to MTLGRERERELVAQLRELLSPSPSARCGATRPSTDLVAKLAGSVDKCSVKTGSGGLPDASPAACGGTLRRRGAKRARGDKAKDEQHDAPAGPDARPHCRKRRKNQEPGSSTSLVISVPDFDGYQWRKYGQKQIQGAMYPRSYYRCTRSAEQGCPAKRTVQRNDDDGSGGNGAPKYTVVYTAEHSCKANDSLEAPVILETTAVDVLAASASTKQRPEDDGDSIAAAAAAAAFLPAARRDLALDALAVGSSPTTTTTATGIESPAISDVTWSSASERVDNVDYCGPFAVHDSWAPTPAASSLLQEIEDITGPIWSPVHIAADGWAIDQYLQLVNEPSNHFSAGSSF